The proteins below are encoded in one region of Phalacrocorax aristotelis chromosome 13, bGulAri2.1, whole genome shotgun sequence:
- the ANKRD60 gene encoding ankyrin repeat domain-containing protein 60: MAMPSWPLRTFGVQLHLVETNEIFSLPRCQNDLTLKKLKSHLELLAGIPLHLQRLQYLDEADLPDESTFKDNDIVPGGTITMRIWRQGGWGHLVAAAAKGETLKLARLGVTEDSAATTPYAGLLGPEQTKEWAAHRASVALFVASHRGHLETAKFLLRHGADLHSTTPLGRTALHVAAVAGQCDCVELLLSHGARALGPDSEGQTTVSLARRWGQKESERTMVRFQRRKRSPGAEPPSGAVRRALQQASGPMS; the protein is encoded by the exons ATGGCCATGCCTTCCTGGCCCCTGCGGACCTTCGGTGTCCAGCTCCATCTAGTTGAAACTAATGAGATCTTTTCACTGCCTCGATGCCAAAATGACTTGACTCTGAAGAAGCTTAAGTCCCACTTAGAACTGTTGGCTGGGATCCCCCTTCATCTCCAGCGGCTCCAGTACCTGGATGAAG CAGATCTGCCAGATGAATCTACATTTAAGGACAATGATATTGTCCCTGGTGGAACGATTACAATGCGGATCTGGCGACAGGGTGGCTGGGGGCATCTCgtggcagctgctgcaaaaGGAGAGACTCTGAAG CTAGCCCGTCTGGGAGTTACAGAGGACTCTGCAGCCACCACACCATACGCAGGGTTACTGGGCCCAGAGCAGACAAAGGAATGGGCAGCACACCGAGCTTCCGTGGCACTGTTTGTTGCCAGCCACAGAGGTCATTTGGAAACTGCCAAGTTTCTCCTGAGACACG GTGCGGATTTGCATTCTACAACCCCGCTAGGAAGGACTGCCCTTCACGTCGCCGCTGTCGCAGGCCAGTGTGACTGCGTTGAACTGCTCCTTAGCCATGGGGCGCGAGCTCTTGGCCCGGACAGCGAGGGGCAAACCACGGTGAGCCTTGCCCGCCGGTGGGGCCAGAAGGAGAGCGAACGCACCATGGTTCGCTTCCAGCGGAGGAAGAGATCCCCTGGCGCCGAGCCACCCTCTGGCGCTGTGCGTCGGGCCTTGCAGCAGGCGTCTGGTCCCATGTCCTAA
- the LOC142064333 gene encoding serine/threonine-protein phosphatase 4 regulatory subunit 1-like isoform X3 → MAGIPLYFVDLQDDLDDFGFEDYGPDCDSMRITAFLDIPGQDNLTPLARLEKYAFSDNIFNRQIIARGLLDVFRDFSNNEEDFLTVMEIVVRLSEDAEPTVRTELMEQIPPIAIFLQESQPKFPTAFFEYLMPIVVRYLTDVNNQVRKAGQEALLILLEQDLVAQSDIENKVCPILLDLSAPDSDDEYKVEAVNIICKMASMLNRTTVERMLLPRFCELCSDGKLFQVRKICAANFGDICNAVGQEATERLLIPKFFELCSDSVWGMRKACAECFMAVSYTTSPEVRRSKLSPLFISLISDTCRWVRQAAFQSLGPFISTFANPSSAGLYIREDGTLSIRPPTHDVNSSSCRPSNNITLMSSSTNAILSSSEQPMGIRPESSTEETSAEVNTKLSIENLNKDMQEEGSDYRTHRGDDVSRLSQGDKVAAGVTEVTKNSSFPGTNSRLQSAGDVFNTFLYWRPPLPDISQDLESLQFKTEKHKDSCSVPCNNCVASSEIKKVLESLQEHIDDPDVQAQVQVLSAALRAAQFDSVGDYETKKMEESSGKLQNKTISDETAGLDATCSQVAKGDLSCPASQDNVSEQSTSSPLKSSDSEEQHRGTSVFLKSEQEDNPPFEDDKSKLQDIIPQPLLDQYLSMTDPARAQTVDTEIAKHCAYSLPGVALTLGRQNWHCLKDTYETLASDVQWKVRRTLAFSIHELAVILGDQLTAADLVPIFNGFLKDLDEVRIGVLKHLYDFLKLLHADKRREYLYQLQEFVVTDNSRNWRFRYELAEQLILILELYNPNDVYDYLRHIALTLCSDKVSEVRWISFKLVVAILQKFYANNANALGLNFINELVVRFRHCSKWVGRQAFAFICQAVVEEECMPVDQFVEHLLPSLLSLASDPVPNVRVLLAKALRQTLLEKAYFKNVGNPHLEAAEETILALQSDRDQDVSFFATIKLKQGNMDNTTIEKQN, encoded by the exons ATGGCCG GGATCCCTTTGTATTTTGTGGATTTGCAGGATGACTTAGATGATT TTGGCTTTGAAGATTATGGACCAGACTGTGATAGCATGAGGATAACGGCATTCTTGGATATTCCTGGACAAGATAATTTAACTCCGCTGGCTCGTCTAGAAAAATATGCCTTCagtgataacatatttaacaG GCAAATTATTGCCAGAGGTCTTTTGGATGTCTTTCGAGATTTCAGTAATAATGAAGAAGACTTCCTGACTGTAATGGAAATAGTGGTCAGGCTCTCTGAAGATGCAG AACCAACTGTTCGTACAGAGCTGATGGAACAAATACCTCCTATTGCCATTTTTCTGCAAGAAAGTCAACCAAAATTCCCAACGGCATTTTTTGAGTACCTTATGCCCATAGTAGTGAGATACCTCACCGATGTTAACAATCAG GTTAGAAAGGCAGGTCAAGAAGCACTGCTTATACTGCTAGAACAAGATCTTGTTGCTCAGAGCGACATTGAAAATAAGGTGTGTCCAATTCTGTTGGACCTCTCTGCTCCTGACAGTGATGATGAGTACAAGGTGGAAGCTGTGAAT ataatctGTAAAATGGCTTCTATGTTGAACAGAACAACAGTGGAGCGCATGCTGCTTCCTCGTTTCTGTGAACTGTGCAGTGATGGGAAGTTGTTTCAAGTCCGAAAG ATTTGTGCAGCTAATTTTGGTGACATTTGTAATGCGGTTGGGCAAGAAGCCACAGAAAGACTGCTG ATTCCCAAGTTCTTTGAACTCTGTTCTGATAGTGTTTGGGGAATGAGAAAAGCTTGTGCCGAGTGCTTTATGGCAGTGTCTTACACCACGTCCCCGGAGGTTCGCAGAAGCAAACTATCCCCGCTGTTCATCAGTCTTATTAGTGACACTTGCAGATGG GTTCGTCAGGCTGCTTTTCAGTCTCTTGGCCCCTTTATTTCTACCTTTGCAAACCCTTCAAGTGCTGGTCTTTACATTCGAGAAGATGGGACACTGAGTATCCGACCACCAACGCATGATGTGAATTCCAGTTCCTGTCGGCCAAGCAACAATATAACTTTAATGTCCTCCAGTACAAATGCTATATTGTCCAG TTCAGAACAACCAATGGGAATCAGACCAGAATCATCGACTGAGGAGACTTCAGCTGAAGTTAATACAAAGCTCTCAATTGAGAACCTAAATAAAGATATGCAGGAAGAAGGTTCAGATTATCGTACCCATCGTGGAGATGATGTGTCTCGATTGTCTCAGGGTGATAAAGTTGCTGCTGGTGTCACAGAAGTCACTAAGAACAGCAGTTTTCCTGGAACGAACTCAAGGCTACAGTCTGCTGGGGACGTATTTAATACTTTTCTGTACTGGcgccctcctctgcctgatATAAGTCAGGATCTGGAGTCACTTCAGTTCAAGACTGAAAAGCACAAAGATAGCTGCTCTGTGCCATGTAATAACTGTGTTGCTAGTAGTGAAATAAAGAAAGTTCTAGAAAGCTTACAGGAGCACATAGATGATCCAGATGTTCAAG CTCAGGTCCAGGTGTTGTCCGCTGCTCTCAGAGCTGCGCAGTTTGATTCCGTCGGTGACTATGAGAccaaaaaaatggaagaaagcagTGGCAAACTTCAGAACAAAACTATTTCGGATGAAACAGCTGGTTTAGATGCTACCTGCAGCCAGGTGGCGAAAGGTGATCTTTCATGCCCTGCCTCCCAGGATAATGTGAGCGAGCAGTCTACCAGCAGTCCACTGAAAAGCTCG GACTCGGAGGAACAACACAGAGGAaccagtgtatttttaaagagcGAGCAAGAAGATAATCCACCATTTGAAGATGACAAGTCAAAATTACAG GATATCATACCTCAACCCTTATTAGACCAGTACTTGTCAATGACTGACCCGGCTCGAGCCCAGACTGTTGATACTGAAATAGCCAAGCACTGTGCGTATAGTCTTCCTGGGGTGGCCTTAACACTGGGCAGGCAGAACTGGCACTGCCTGAAAGATACGTACGAGACGCTGGCCTCAGATGtacag TGGAAGGTGCGTCGGACACTGGCTTTCTCCATACATGAGCTAGCAGTTATTCTGGGGGATCAGCTAACAGCCGCTGATCTGGTGCCAATTTTCAATGGTTTCCTGAAAGATCTGGATGAAGTGCGTATTGGTGTCCTTAAACATCTGTATGACTTCCTAAAG ctaCTTCATGCAGACAAAAGGCGGGAGTACCTTTACCAACTTCAAGAATTTGTGGTGACTGATAACAGCAGGAACTGGAGGTTTCGTTACGAGCTGGCAGA gCAGCTGATCCTGATACTGGAACTCTACAATCCCAATGATGTCTATGACTACTTAAGACATATTGCACTAACTCTCTGCTCCGATAAAGTTTCAGAAGTTCGGTGGATCTCCTTCAAACTG GTTGTAGCAATACTACAAAAGTTCTACGCAAACAATGCAAATGCACTGGGATTAAATTTCATTAATGAACTTGTAGTGCGGTTTCGCCACTGCTCCAAGTGGGTTGGAAGACAAGCTTTTGCCTTCATCTGCCAG GCTGTAGTAGAAGAAGAATGTATGCCTGTCGACCAATTTGTTGAACACTTGCTCCCCAGCCTTTTAAGTCTTGCTTCAGATCCTGTGCCAAACGTGAGGGTTCTGCTCGCCAAGGCTCTAAGGCAGACCTTACTGGAGAAAG cttattttaaaaacgTTGGCAATCCTCATCTAGAAGCTGCAGAAGAGACCATTCTAGCCCTGCAGTCTGACAGAGATCAAGATGTGTCCTTCTTTGCCACCATAAAACTAAAACAGGGTAACATGGACAATACTACCATCGAAAAACAGAACTAA
- the LOC142064333 gene encoding serine/threonine-protein phosphatase 4 regulatory subunit 1-like isoform X1, which translates to MAVGFEDYGPDCDSMRITAFLDIPGQDNLTPLARLEKYAFSDNIFNRQIIARGLLDVFRDFSNNEEDFLTVMEIVVRLSEDAEPTVRTELMEQIPPIAIFLQESQPKFPTAFFEYLMPIVVRYLTDVNNQVRKAGQEALLILLEQDLVAQSDIENKVCPILLDLSAPDSDDEYKVEAVNIICKMASMLNRTTVERMLLPRFCELCSDGKLFQVRKICAANFGDICNAVGQEATERLLIPKFFELCSDSVWGMRKACAECFMAVSYTTSPEVRRSKLSPLFISLISDTCRWVRQAAFQSLGPFISTFANPSSAGLYIREDGTLSIRPPTHDVNSSSCRPSNNITLMSSSTNAILSSSEQPMGIRPESSTEETSAEVNTKLSIENLNKDMQEEGSDYRTHRGDDVSRLSQGDKVAAGVTEVTKNSSFPGTNSRLQSAGDVFNTFLYWRPPLPDISQDLESLQFKTEKHKDSCSVPCNNCVASSEIKKVLESLQEHIDDPDVQAQVQVLSAALRAAQFDSVGDYETKKMEESSGKLQNKTISDETAGLDATCSQVAKGDLSCPASQDNVSEQSTSSPLKSSDSEEQHRGTSVFLKSEQEDNPPFEDDKSKLQDIIPQPLLDQYLSMTDPARAQTVDTEIAKHCAYSLPGVALTLGRQNWHCLKDTYETLASDVQWKVRRTLAFSIHELAVILGDQLTAADLVPIFNGFLKDLDEVRIGVLKHLYDFLKLLHADKRREYLYQLQEFVVTDNSRNWRFRYELAEQLILILELYNPNDVYDYLRHIALTLCSDKVSEVRWISFKLVVAILQKFYANNANALGLNFINELVVRFRHCSKWVGRQAFAFICQAVVEEECMPVDQFVEHLLPSLLSLASDPVPNVRVLLAKALRQTLLEKAYFKNVGNPHLEAAEETILALQSDRDQDVSFFATIKLKQGNMDNTTIEKQN; encoded by the exons ATGGCCG TTGGCTTTGAAGATTATGGACCAGACTGTGATAGCATGAGGATAACGGCATTCTTGGATATTCCTGGACAAGATAATTTAACTCCGCTGGCTCGTCTAGAAAAATATGCCTTCagtgataacatatttaacaG GCAAATTATTGCCAGAGGTCTTTTGGATGTCTTTCGAGATTTCAGTAATAATGAAGAAGACTTCCTGACTGTAATGGAAATAGTGGTCAGGCTCTCTGAAGATGCAG AACCAACTGTTCGTACAGAGCTGATGGAACAAATACCTCCTATTGCCATTTTTCTGCAAGAAAGTCAACCAAAATTCCCAACGGCATTTTTTGAGTACCTTATGCCCATAGTAGTGAGATACCTCACCGATGTTAACAATCAG GTTAGAAAGGCAGGTCAAGAAGCACTGCTTATACTGCTAGAACAAGATCTTGTTGCTCAGAGCGACATTGAAAATAAGGTGTGTCCAATTCTGTTGGACCTCTCTGCTCCTGACAGTGATGATGAGTACAAGGTGGAAGCTGTGAAT ataatctGTAAAATGGCTTCTATGTTGAACAGAACAACAGTGGAGCGCATGCTGCTTCCTCGTTTCTGTGAACTGTGCAGTGATGGGAAGTTGTTTCAAGTCCGAAAG ATTTGTGCAGCTAATTTTGGTGACATTTGTAATGCGGTTGGGCAAGAAGCCACAGAAAGACTGCTG ATTCCCAAGTTCTTTGAACTCTGTTCTGATAGTGTTTGGGGAATGAGAAAAGCTTGTGCCGAGTGCTTTATGGCAGTGTCTTACACCACGTCCCCGGAGGTTCGCAGAAGCAAACTATCCCCGCTGTTCATCAGTCTTATTAGTGACACTTGCAGATGG GTTCGTCAGGCTGCTTTTCAGTCTCTTGGCCCCTTTATTTCTACCTTTGCAAACCCTTCAAGTGCTGGTCTTTACATTCGAGAAGATGGGACACTGAGTATCCGACCACCAACGCATGATGTGAATTCCAGTTCCTGTCGGCCAAGCAACAATATAACTTTAATGTCCTCCAGTACAAATGCTATATTGTCCAG TTCAGAACAACCAATGGGAATCAGACCAGAATCATCGACTGAGGAGACTTCAGCTGAAGTTAATACAAAGCTCTCAATTGAGAACCTAAATAAAGATATGCAGGAAGAAGGTTCAGATTATCGTACCCATCGTGGAGATGATGTGTCTCGATTGTCTCAGGGTGATAAAGTTGCTGCTGGTGTCACAGAAGTCACTAAGAACAGCAGTTTTCCTGGAACGAACTCAAGGCTACAGTCTGCTGGGGACGTATTTAATACTTTTCTGTACTGGcgccctcctctgcctgatATAAGTCAGGATCTGGAGTCACTTCAGTTCAAGACTGAAAAGCACAAAGATAGCTGCTCTGTGCCATGTAATAACTGTGTTGCTAGTAGTGAAATAAAGAAAGTTCTAGAAAGCTTACAGGAGCACATAGATGATCCAGATGTTCAAG CTCAGGTCCAGGTGTTGTCCGCTGCTCTCAGAGCTGCGCAGTTTGATTCCGTCGGTGACTATGAGAccaaaaaaatggaagaaagcagTGGCAAACTTCAGAACAAAACTATTTCGGATGAAACAGCTGGTTTAGATGCTACCTGCAGCCAGGTGGCGAAAGGTGATCTTTCATGCCCTGCCTCCCAGGATAATGTGAGCGAGCAGTCTACCAGCAGTCCACTGAAAAGCTCG GACTCGGAGGAACAACACAGAGGAaccagtgtatttttaaagagcGAGCAAGAAGATAATCCACCATTTGAAGATGACAAGTCAAAATTACAG GATATCATACCTCAACCCTTATTAGACCAGTACTTGTCAATGACTGACCCGGCTCGAGCCCAGACTGTTGATACTGAAATAGCCAAGCACTGTGCGTATAGTCTTCCTGGGGTGGCCTTAACACTGGGCAGGCAGAACTGGCACTGCCTGAAAGATACGTACGAGACGCTGGCCTCAGATGtacag TGGAAGGTGCGTCGGACACTGGCTTTCTCCATACATGAGCTAGCAGTTATTCTGGGGGATCAGCTAACAGCCGCTGATCTGGTGCCAATTTTCAATGGTTTCCTGAAAGATCTGGATGAAGTGCGTATTGGTGTCCTTAAACATCTGTATGACTTCCTAAAG ctaCTTCATGCAGACAAAAGGCGGGAGTACCTTTACCAACTTCAAGAATTTGTGGTGACTGATAACAGCAGGAACTGGAGGTTTCGTTACGAGCTGGCAGA gCAGCTGATCCTGATACTGGAACTCTACAATCCCAATGATGTCTATGACTACTTAAGACATATTGCACTAACTCTCTGCTCCGATAAAGTTTCAGAAGTTCGGTGGATCTCCTTCAAACTG GTTGTAGCAATACTACAAAAGTTCTACGCAAACAATGCAAATGCACTGGGATTAAATTTCATTAATGAACTTGTAGTGCGGTTTCGCCACTGCTCCAAGTGGGTTGGAAGACAAGCTTTTGCCTTCATCTGCCAG GCTGTAGTAGAAGAAGAATGTATGCCTGTCGACCAATTTGTTGAACACTTGCTCCCCAGCCTTTTAAGTCTTGCTTCAGATCCTGTGCCAAACGTGAGGGTTCTGCTCGCCAAGGCTCTAAGGCAGACCTTACTGGAGAAAG cttattttaaaaacgTTGGCAATCCTCATCTAGAAGCTGCAGAAGAGACCATTCTAGCCCTGCAGTCTGACAGAGATCAAGATGTGTCCTTCTTTGCCACCATAAAACTAAAACAGGGTAACATGGACAATACTACCATCGAAAAACAGAACTAA
- the LOC142064333 gene encoding serine/threonine-protein phosphatase 4 regulatory subunit 1-like isoform X2, which produces MRITAFLDIPGQDNLTPLARLEKYAFSDNIFNRQIIARGLLDVFRDFSNNEEDFLTVMEIVVRLSEDAEPTVRTELMEQIPPIAIFLQESQPKFPTAFFEYLMPIVVRYLTDVNNQVRKAGQEALLILLEQDLVAQSDIENKVCPILLDLSAPDSDDEYKVEAVNIICKMASMLNRTTVERMLLPRFCELCSDGKLFQVRKICAANFGDICNAVGQEATERLLIPKFFELCSDSVWGMRKACAECFMAVSYTTSPEVRRSKLSPLFISLISDTCRWVRQAAFQSLGPFISTFANPSSAGLYIREDGTLSIRPPTHDVNSSSCRPSNNITLMSSSTNAILSSSEQPMGIRPESSTEETSAEVNTKLSIENLNKDMQEEGSDYRTHRGDDVSRLSQGDKVAAGVTEVTKNSSFPGTNSRLQSAGDVFNTFLYWRPPLPDISQDLESLQFKTEKHKDSCSVPCNNCVASSEIKKVLESLQEHIDDPDVQAQVQVLSAALRAAQFDSVGDYETKKMEESSGKLQNKTISDETAGLDATCSQVAKGDLSCPASQDNVSEQSTSSPLKSSDSEEQHRGTSVFLKSEQEDNPPFEDDKSKLQDIIPQPLLDQYLSMTDPARAQTVDTEIAKHCAYSLPGVALTLGRQNWHCLKDTYETLASDVQWKVRRTLAFSIHELAVILGDQLTAADLVPIFNGFLKDLDEVRIGVLKHLYDFLKLLHADKRREYLYQLQEFVVTDNSRNWRFRYELAEQLILILELYNPNDVYDYLRHIALTLCSDKVSEVRWISFKLVVAILQKFYANNANALGLNFINELVVRFRHCSKWVGRQAFAFICQAVVEEECMPVDQFVEHLLPSLLSLASDPVPNVRVLLAKALRQTLLEKAYFKNVGNPHLEAAEETILALQSDRDQDVSFFATIKLKQGNMDNTTIEKQN; this is translated from the exons ATGAGGATAACGGCATTCTTGGATATTCCTGGACAAGATAATTTAACTCCGCTGGCTCGTCTAGAAAAATATGCCTTCagtgataacatatttaacaG GCAAATTATTGCCAGAGGTCTTTTGGATGTCTTTCGAGATTTCAGTAATAATGAAGAAGACTTCCTGACTGTAATGGAAATAGTGGTCAGGCTCTCTGAAGATGCAG AACCAACTGTTCGTACAGAGCTGATGGAACAAATACCTCCTATTGCCATTTTTCTGCAAGAAAGTCAACCAAAATTCCCAACGGCATTTTTTGAGTACCTTATGCCCATAGTAGTGAGATACCTCACCGATGTTAACAATCAG GTTAGAAAGGCAGGTCAAGAAGCACTGCTTATACTGCTAGAACAAGATCTTGTTGCTCAGAGCGACATTGAAAATAAGGTGTGTCCAATTCTGTTGGACCTCTCTGCTCCTGACAGTGATGATGAGTACAAGGTGGAAGCTGTGAAT ataatctGTAAAATGGCTTCTATGTTGAACAGAACAACAGTGGAGCGCATGCTGCTTCCTCGTTTCTGTGAACTGTGCAGTGATGGGAAGTTGTTTCAAGTCCGAAAG ATTTGTGCAGCTAATTTTGGTGACATTTGTAATGCGGTTGGGCAAGAAGCCACAGAAAGACTGCTG ATTCCCAAGTTCTTTGAACTCTGTTCTGATAGTGTTTGGGGAATGAGAAAAGCTTGTGCCGAGTGCTTTATGGCAGTGTCTTACACCACGTCCCCGGAGGTTCGCAGAAGCAAACTATCCCCGCTGTTCATCAGTCTTATTAGTGACACTTGCAGATGG GTTCGTCAGGCTGCTTTTCAGTCTCTTGGCCCCTTTATTTCTACCTTTGCAAACCCTTCAAGTGCTGGTCTTTACATTCGAGAAGATGGGACACTGAGTATCCGACCACCAACGCATGATGTGAATTCCAGTTCCTGTCGGCCAAGCAACAATATAACTTTAATGTCCTCCAGTACAAATGCTATATTGTCCAG TTCAGAACAACCAATGGGAATCAGACCAGAATCATCGACTGAGGAGACTTCAGCTGAAGTTAATACAAAGCTCTCAATTGAGAACCTAAATAAAGATATGCAGGAAGAAGGTTCAGATTATCGTACCCATCGTGGAGATGATGTGTCTCGATTGTCTCAGGGTGATAAAGTTGCTGCTGGTGTCACAGAAGTCACTAAGAACAGCAGTTTTCCTGGAACGAACTCAAGGCTACAGTCTGCTGGGGACGTATTTAATACTTTTCTGTACTGGcgccctcctctgcctgatATAAGTCAGGATCTGGAGTCACTTCAGTTCAAGACTGAAAAGCACAAAGATAGCTGCTCTGTGCCATGTAATAACTGTGTTGCTAGTAGTGAAATAAAGAAAGTTCTAGAAAGCTTACAGGAGCACATAGATGATCCAGATGTTCAAG CTCAGGTCCAGGTGTTGTCCGCTGCTCTCAGAGCTGCGCAGTTTGATTCCGTCGGTGACTATGAGAccaaaaaaatggaagaaagcagTGGCAAACTTCAGAACAAAACTATTTCGGATGAAACAGCTGGTTTAGATGCTACCTGCAGCCAGGTGGCGAAAGGTGATCTTTCATGCCCTGCCTCCCAGGATAATGTGAGCGAGCAGTCTACCAGCAGTCCACTGAAAAGCTCG GACTCGGAGGAACAACACAGAGGAaccagtgtatttttaaagagcGAGCAAGAAGATAATCCACCATTTGAAGATGACAAGTCAAAATTACAG GATATCATACCTCAACCCTTATTAGACCAGTACTTGTCAATGACTGACCCGGCTCGAGCCCAGACTGTTGATACTGAAATAGCCAAGCACTGTGCGTATAGTCTTCCTGGGGTGGCCTTAACACTGGGCAGGCAGAACTGGCACTGCCTGAAAGATACGTACGAGACGCTGGCCTCAGATGtacag TGGAAGGTGCGTCGGACACTGGCTTTCTCCATACATGAGCTAGCAGTTATTCTGGGGGATCAGCTAACAGCCGCTGATCTGGTGCCAATTTTCAATGGTTTCCTGAAAGATCTGGATGAAGTGCGTATTGGTGTCCTTAAACATCTGTATGACTTCCTAAAG ctaCTTCATGCAGACAAAAGGCGGGAGTACCTTTACCAACTTCAAGAATTTGTGGTGACTGATAACAGCAGGAACTGGAGGTTTCGTTACGAGCTGGCAGA gCAGCTGATCCTGATACTGGAACTCTACAATCCCAATGATGTCTATGACTACTTAAGACATATTGCACTAACTCTCTGCTCCGATAAAGTTTCAGAAGTTCGGTGGATCTCCTTCAAACTG GTTGTAGCAATACTACAAAAGTTCTACGCAAACAATGCAAATGCACTGGGATTAAATTTCATTAATGAACTTGTAGTGCGGTTTCGCCACTGCTCCAAGTGGGTTGGAAGACAAGCTTTTGCCTTCATCTGCCAG GCTGTAGTAGAAGAAGAATGTATGCCTGTCGACCAATTTGTTGAACACTTGCTCCCCAGCCTTTTAAGTCTTGCTTCAGATCCTGTGCCAAACGTGAGGGTTCTGCTCGCCAAGGCTCTAAGGCAGACCTTACTGGAGAAAG cttattttaaaaacgTTGGCAATCCTCATCTAGAAGCTGCAGAAGAGACCATTCTAGCCCTGCAGTCTGACAGAGATCAAGATGTGTCCTTCTTTGCCACCATAAAACTAAAACAGGGTAACATGGACAATACTACCATCGAAAAACAGAACTAA